One Mus musculus strain C57BL/6J chromosome 2, GRCm38.p6 C57BL/6J genomic window, AACTGCAAGCTAATCCTACTGGAATTAatatctccttcttctctttctcctgggGCTATGCCAAGGTATAAATATACTGCAGAGGGGCCTTGTGAGTTAACTAGCTTGATTGTCAGAATGGAGAGAATGAAGAGTACTTGTAGGGAGGGTCAGTAAGGGCCTGGAgtctcagatttcttttttttttttttaaagacaggatttccCAGGCTGATCTGATATTCAACATGTgggccaggttggccttgaactctacctcttctgagtgctgggattaaaattgtgCTTCATTGTGGCTAAgggcatatattttaaaaagtcaggtaTTAAGATATGCattgtaattccagtgctggagGAGGCAAAGTTAGGCTTGCTGGCTAGGCAGGTTGGCCTATTTAGTGACGTTAGAACAGTGAAAAACAGTCCTACAAGACAAAACAATAGACAGGTAGACAAAGGAGTGGTACCAAAGTTTGTCTGCTGATCTACATGACCTACATCTATATACCCACACAAGAGCAAGTTGCTAACTCGTCTCTAAACCTAACAGATTTCAAATCAGTATAATGTGGATAACCAATAAATTATTAAAGACCATCCTGAGATAAACACGCTATCTTAAGTATTTAAATTGGCTTTACTTCTAGGAAGCAGAGTGATGAAGTTGACAGAAGTGAGTTTTAAACATGTCTAAGTACCTCATATTAGCAAATTAATAATTCTaccaggttttggtttttgttttttttaactagagTCTGTAGTAAACTATATTTACCCATGAGTTCTTGGGCTTATTCAGTATTATATGCTACCCTTAGCCTGCAGTGAGTACTTGGTAAGGCCTCTGTAAGCACACCTTTTGCAGAATGGCTGGCTCAATGAAGACTTCACTGGCTAGGTTAGTAAGATGAGGTACATTTAGATCAGACTGAGCAATTTTCATAATAGGGGATTGTTCCCTAGCAAGCATCTCTTAAAATTTTCATGTATCCTCTTTGCTATGGTTCTACATtgatggaacaaaacaaaaagctgtagaaagttattaaaattaattttacagtGGGGTATTAAGTGGACTGGTGAGTCTCAGCCTTATAATCTTCCAATGTTGGTTTTTCCCACGTGGTATTATGAGAGTACCAAATGAAGGAATGTTATAAAGCACCTAGTATAAGATTAGCAGCCATTGTCAACTCCTGGTAAAGTAGCAAGAAAACAAGATGTATGAACAGAGAGGGATGGGTGCCATAGGGATGAGAGTGTGTAGCAAGGCAAGGAGCAGTCCAGGTCATTAAGGATGTGGGCCATGAACGGAACTGAGCCTAGCCTGGGAACCCAGTTTCACATTGGCATTCATTCTCTTTTCAGGTGAACACCATGTCCTTGAAGATTCAGACCAGCAATGTAACCAACAAGAATGACCCTAAGTCCATCAACTCTCGGGTCTTCATCGGAAATCTAAACACAGCTGTGGTGAAGAAGTCAGATGTGGAGACCATCTTTTCCAAGTACGGCCGAGTGGCTGGTTGCTCTGTGCACAAAGGCTATGCTTTTGTCCAGTATGCCAATGAGCGCCATGCCCGGGCAGCTGTGCTGGGAGAGAATGGGCGGGTGCTGGCTGGACAGACCCTGGGTAAGCTCAACATCTTTCCTCTGAGTAGCTACTACCGAGATTTTAAATTTCCAACAGatagaaattatatttaaaatataaattgagtAATTCTTAAATGAGCGTTAAATAGGGGATTGTTATAGGAGCTCCTTTTCTGCTACCTTGCTTTCTCAGTGCCTCCAGCCCCCTTTTTAGTTGTGTTTCTGGGCAtgatagcacacgcctttaatcccagcacttgggagggcaaGTGGATATCTCTCTGAGTTCGGGgtgagccaaggctacacaaggaaccctgtctcaaacaacaagtgagtgtgcatacacatatgtgtatgtgtgtgtgaactgtgatcctgtatggaggtcagaggacaactttatggagttggttctctccactTTTATGTGGATTCAAGGATCAGGCTGACTAGACAGATAACGTTTCCCACTGGCCTCCAtagcctccctcccccctctttattttaactttaaaatttttttcatacaatattttttgagtatttttcccTTCCCTAACTCGTCCTAGATCTacctaaatgaataaaaacaaaaaaatcagatagACAAAAATGCcaagtaaaaattaaaagttccctcctcacaaacaaacaaataaacaagcaaacattgatttatttttgtgttggcCAGTTGCTCCAGGACATGGGGCCTGTCCTGGTGTATGGTTGATAGATCACTGACAACTGCATTGGAGAAACTGACGTTTCCTTTTGCCAGGAGATACCAATTACACATAGCTTCTTGGGTTGGATAAGGAACCTTTTCCACTTAACCCCTTAGTGCTACGGCCCAGTTGGCTTGAACCTATGTAGGTCCATGTGTGCTGCCACAGCCTCTGTGGGTTTATATGTGCAGTtagtcctgttgtgtctagaagaccCTGTTTGTCTGGAGTCATCTATCACCTCTGACTCTTATAATCTTTTACACCTCTTCTGCGTAGATCCCTGTGCCTTGAGGGGAgtggtttgatgaagacatcccatttagaactgagtgctccaaagtctcacactgtccagttgtgggtctctgtgttaattcctGGGTATTGCAGGAAGCAGCTTCTCAGATGTGGGCTGAGCAGTGCACTCACTGATCTTGTCTTGTAGTCTCTTAATAACAAGCTCTATCGTTCCAGTTAAAATCTAGATTCTCCATAGAAAGGGAACAAAATGAGTTAGTATGGCTTGTTAACCCATTCTACAGAAGATGTGGGTTAGAACCCTTTCTGAAAGCTATGAGGAGCTATGAATACAAAGACTAAAGGGAAGATACCTGCTCTTGCCATTATTCATCACATACCCGTGAAATAACTGTGTTGGTATCTaccatacagtgtgtgtgtgtgtgtgtgtgtgtctgtgtctgtgtctgtgtctgtgtccgtctgtgtgtgtctgtgtccgtctgtgtgtgtgtgtctgtgtctgtgtccgtcTGTGTCTGTGCCCACACATGCTCACAGATTTCTTTGTGTTTTAGAAGGGATATCTATATGTACTAGTGAACATGATGTATGTGAAGTGATTGAATGTATAGAGAATATGTGAGCATATACACTTTTGCACATATAAGTTTAGAATGTGTGAGAACATTTGTGAGTATGGAAGcaaatgtgctctgtgtgtgtgtgtgtgtgtgtattttactgAATATTACTTGATCTTACAGGCTAAGCACTATCCTAGGTATAGAGATGTTCAGTGTAATGCTCATGAATATTCATTGGCTTCATTGTCTGTAGGCAGCCTGACTATATTTGAGTATAGATGTATCTATGTAAATGACTTTATTACCtggatatgtatatatgaatgcgTGTATGTGTTCACATATACCTAATTTATATTAACCTAATTGAAAACTTGTATTTATATGGCATATATGGTTTGTGAAGACTTACGTATGTGTCagaatgtatatgaatatgcaaCCGGGTATATCCATGTGATGTCCGAGTATTCTTCTGATGTTTGAATATTAAATGTATGAAGATCTTTGGCTACCTCAGTTCcatgtgtgcactgtgtaaaTACATGGAggcatgatgatgatgtgtgGACATACCGCTGTCACATCAGCATTCCAACTCTGTTTCTTCCCTcacacagacatcaacatggctgGAGAGCCCAAGCCTAATAGacccaaggggctaaagagaGCAGCAACTGCCATCTACAGGTGGGGCTCTATGTCTGTTTGCATGCACGGGTGGTCCCTCTTCACAGAGGGAGTAAATGCTGATAGTGACAGTGTGCTGAGCTTAGAATTTAGGAAGACTTTTGGAGATGAGGACCTGTGGAGAAGTAGGCTGAGTAGCCATCTCCCTTTGTTTTCCCAGTGGCTACAGCTTTGACTATGATTACTACCAAGACTACTTCTGTGCCAGGTGAGCAGGGAAGGGGCATGTCCAGGTATTAAACAGCCAAACTGGAAGGGTCTTGAGAGTTTGCTGGTATAGCTTACAAAGTCTCCAATTGGGAACTGAAGCATAGAAGTAGGAATGGGTCTTTGCTTCAAGGTTGCTTCACAGATCAGTGACAGAGCTAGGACTAGGGTCTCATTCAGAGCTCTGACATCATACCTAAGTCTCACACTTTGACTGCCTTGGCACCTCCTAGTTCTTGTAGAGTAGGAAAGTATATAGCTAAGAGATGAACACACAGGGCAATTGGAATACAAAACCTAGCACAGTGCCTCACAGGTAGTTCTTGAGCCCTTTATTTAGTCTGAGCCTCTGTAAGTGATCACCCAGCCAAAAAGAAAGCCTACAGATAGTTCAGTCTGACCCTTACTTATTACTGAGAGGTCATCACTGGAGGCCTGAATTAGTCCCTGATAGGTTGTCATCTGTCTTCTAGCCCCAGTCTTACCTTGAAGCTATGGGCTTAATGTAGCCCCAGAGACGTTTGTTTGCTGAGAACAGTTTTCAAACTCAttatcctcctgcatctgcctgttGAGTGCAGAGACTACAAGACTAATCACAATACCAGCTCCTGACCAGGTCTTGACTAGAAGTTGTAGTAAAGTTTGAGTCagacctcttcttccttctttctccctcagaCAGCCTAGGGAAAAGAATTTTTCTGAACCATTTTCTCTGCTGTGAGTGTTTTCAGTAAATAATGTGGTACAGTGGAAAGTGCTAGAGCCCAGAAGGGAGGAGATTGTATGCTAATCTAAACTCTGCCAGTGAATGGATTATCTGGCTTTTGGCAAATTCCCATTCTACTAGTCAGTAAGACAGGCTTACACCAAGTGACCTCTCAGGATTCCTGTATCTCTGGAATTCTATGGTTCTGTGATTTCTGACCAAGGCCAGAGTCATCACCTCCTCTCGTGGGTCAGGTCAAATGCAGGATCAGGTATTGCATTCATTCCCAGAGACTGATCACCATCTGCCACCAGTTGCAGGACTCTTTGAAAAGAGCACCAAAAAATTGGACTTTTTGAGTTTCATACTGATGGCAGCTACCATGACTAATTCAGAAAATAGTTCCTGACCAAGGCTGTGGTTCCCTTCAGAACCGTGGTAATAGCAGACTTGGTGGGAGAGCTTCCTACTTAGTCTTCTAAGTTTTTGTCTTGTATTCAGAAAAAGTAGCCCTTCTGGAGAGGGCCAGGTTTTGATATTAGCGTGAGAACACACAATCTGGAAGCTTTGGATCTAATTTATATGCCCACCCTTGAAATGCTGTTAAGTTCTTGGCCTGTATCTGAAGAAAAAGTGTGCTGAAGTGGTCCACAGGAAAGAAAGGCCTTAGAGTCTGGAGTCCTGGGCTTCTCTGTTGGGTAATCAGTTCCCTGGTGTCCTGGATTTCACTTGTTAAACCTTCTCAGGTGTTTTTAACCAGGTTCTCATGTTCTACCCTTACTGTACACACAGGTAGACCGTGAATAGCCATCCTCACTAAGTAGTTGGGAAAACCAAGGTTCAGAGGGTGGAAGCTCATGCTGTTGTGAGATTTACAAACTGATGGTGGCAGTTGTGAGTAGAGGGCAGGCCTCAGTGACCTCAGGACAGGCTCCTTTCTGACACTGAGCTGTTTGTTCCTACACCGCTTCTCTTGGCCTGCCTGGGAGTAAGGTGGGAATAGTAAGGATTTCATCAGCCTTCAGGCTCCAGAAAGCCCTTTTCACACCAGGGCTTCTTGGAAGACCATTCCTCCCTGGCCCTCACAGGCTACACAGGTAAAGCTAGTGTTGTAGTGCCTACTGGTAGTCACAGGCCATGCTGCAGCCTCTGGTCTATTTACCTTCACAGGCTGTTTGATTATCGAGGCCGCCTTTCTCCAGTGCCTGTGCCCAGGGCAGTTCCGGTGAAGCGACCCCGTGTTACAGTCCCTTTGGTTCGCCGTGTCAAAACTACGATACCTGTCAAGCTCTTTGCCCGCTCCACAGCTGTCACTACTGGCTCAGCCAAAATCAAGTGTGGGTAACatctagttttttatttttatctgtgtatctctagctggcctggaactcatgtaaGCCAGACTACCTAAAACTTAGAAAGATTcttttgcctttgtctcctgagttctgggattaaagatgtgcacaacTACATTGTGGTGACATACTTTAATCTTTCTagatcagtggttttcaacctgtgaatTGTTGACTCCTTTGAGGGTtgcatatcctgcatatcagatatttacattacagttcataatagtagcaaaattacaggtataAGGTAGCaataaagtaattttatggttgagggtcacttgCAGCATCAGGAGTCGAGAACCCCTAAGCTAGACGGTTTGGTTTTTACCACCACTAAAATGATAGAATTCCATTTTtaacaattgatttttttttaatattttattttacgcatatgggtgttttgcctgcatatatgtctctgCACCATTTATATGCAGTGCCTGGGAGGCAAGAAGCAGGTGACAAGTCTCCCCTGACTGAAGTTACGGGTAACTTgggaaactcaggtcctctataagggcagccagtgctcttagccactgaatcacctctccaggccctagaGTCATgctcattgttgttgttgctttatttgttcatttgttttattttttgaaacatggtttctcgctgtatccctggctatcctggaactcactctgtagatcaggctggccttgaactcacagagatctgcctgcctctgcctcctgattgctgggattaaagaccagcAAATTCCCTCCACCCCTATGCCCCCAGTAAAGCATACTTTCTTAACATTGAAAAAATAAAGGctcagggctgatgagatggctcagcagaaaagaacactggctgctcttccagaggttctgagttcaatttccagcaaccacatgatggattATGACCAACTATAAAGGGATCGGATGCTCTATATTTGAGTGCAAGTACACATACAGAGCAtactgacatttaaaaaatacagaaataaactaaaaataaaataaaggaacaaaTCCACAGTTGAAGTTACTGCTCTTACACAACTGAGTCCTTTGGAAAAAGTCAAGTGCTGTGGTGTGAGACCCACTGAAGAaatagcaatgtttttttttttttctctagtaaGGAGAAAGTAAGGGCAGTTTTATTCTGATCTCTGTATACTTCATTAAGGCACCCAGGAAATCTAATTGCAAAAGACCCCCTGTATCTTTAAAAACAGACCCCACCCTATATAACACAGCTAAGACACATGCCATTCCGTAGGTGTTTATAGGAACATCTACCACTTACATTCCTAGTCACCTGTAGTCCCCATAGGATTGAGAGGTCTCAAATGGCCAGGTTCATATGTATGGGCTTGGCACTGTATGGATGGCCTCTCAGTTCTCTGAAGAAGAGACCTTTTCCTGGGCAGAAAAGAACCAGAAAAATAATTGCCACTCTAGTTGACAGAATGAGGCTGGGTTTGTTTGCATCATGCCCCTAAGTGATAatcctgtctcctctctattCTCAGTAAAGAGCAGTGAGCTACAGACCATCAAAACAGAGCTGACACAGATCAAGTCCAACATCGATGCCCTGTTGGGTCGCTTGGAACAGATTGCTGAGGAACAGAAGGCCAACCCAGGTCAGCTTTGAGGGCAGCCCTGGGGAAGACAGTGCCGGAGGGTTAGGGGCCGTGAGATCCTGCTGTGGAGTGGCCAGCTCTCACCGAGGTGTGCTAAGTAGGCTGCCCCAGCTGAAGTTTGTCCCTTTCCCACTTCTTTTATCCTTCAAGATGGCAAGAAGAAGGGTGACAGCAgcagtggtggaggaggaggcagcagtggTGGAGGCGGCAGTAGCAATGTTGGTGGTGGCAGCAGCGGCGGCAGCgggagctgcagcagcagcagccggcTACCAGCGCCCCAAGAAGACACGGCTTCTGAGGCAGGCACACCCCAAGGAGAAGTCCAAACTCGAGATGATGGTGATGAGGAGGGACTGCTAACACATAGCGAGGAGGAGCTGGTAAGGGTCTGGCTACGTGTGTGTGTGACCTGGAAGGGCTGGGCTGTCAAAATGGCGACAGTAGAAGAACCAGAACTGGCTGCTCCGTGTGAGCTCCCTCCTTTCTGCTTTCTAGAGCCTCAGTCCTGTGAGGAGTAGGCAAGAATGAGCTGAGTGTAGTTCACTGTTTGAGTCGCTGATATGAAGCCCCACTGAAGACAGAGCTTGGCAAAG contains:
- the Raly gene encoding RNA-binding protein Raly isoform X2, whose product is MSLKIQTSNVTNKNDPKSINSRVFIGNLNTAVVKKSDVETIFSKYGRVAGCSVHKGYAFVQYANERHARAAVLGENGRVLAGQTLDINMAGEPKPNRPKGLKRAATAIYRLFDYRGRLSPVPVPRAVPVKRPRVTVPLVRRVKTTIPVKLFARSTAVTTGSAKIKLKSSELQTIKTELTQIKSNIDALLGRLEQIAEEQKANPDGKKKGDSSSGGGGGSSGGGGSSNVGGGSSGGSGSCSSSSRLPAPQEDTASEAGTPQGEVQTRDDGDEEGLLTHSEEELEHSQDTDAEDGALQ
- the Raly gene encoding RNA-binding protein Raly isoform X1 encodes the protein MSLKIQTSNVTNKNDPKSINSRVFIGNLNTAVVKKSDVETIFSKYGRVAGCSVHKGYAFVQYANERHARAAVLGENGRVLAGQTLDINMAGEPKPNRPKGLKRAATAIYSGYSFDYDYYQDYFCARLFDYRGRLSPVPVPRAVPVKRPRVTVPLVRRVKTTIPVKLFARSTAVTTGSAKIKLKSSELQTIKTELTQIKSNIDALLGRLEQIAEEQKANPDGKKKGDSSSGGGGGSSGGGGSSNVGGGSSGGSGSCSSSSRLPAPQEDTASEAGTPQGEVQTRDDGDEEGLLTHSEEELEHSQDTDAEDGALQ